The Bdellovibrio sp. NC01 genome includes the window CAGGTGGTATTACTGAGGCTGGTGACATCTTCTCGAAACTGATTCGTGAACAAGTGACGGAGTTCTTGCACTCTGTGGATTTGATCGTGGCAGTGATGGACGGCCGTGCAGGTCTTTTGCCTGAAGATCGCGATATCATCCGCGTAGCCAAACAAACGGGTAAACCGTTTTTGTTGGTTATCAATAAAGTCGATAAAGTGATGGAAGAAGAAACTGCGAAAGCAGATTTCTATGAGTTCGGTGTGGATATTATTTCTGCATCCTTCGAGCAACGTCGCGGTGTCGGTCAGATCCTTGAATGGATTGTAAACTTGGTTCCTGAAAATCCAGGCACAGTCAAAGAAGGTATGAACATTACTATCGTTGGTAAACCTAACGTTGGTAAGAGCTCTATCTGTAATCTTCTTTTGGGTGTGAATCGTATGTTGGTTTCTGATATCGCAGGAACAACAATTGACGCCGTGGATTCGCCGTTTGTTTATAACGATCGTAAGTACACTCTTGTGGATACTGCAGGTCTTCGTAAGTCTGCGAAACGTGAAGAAGATCTAGAGATCATCTCTGCGTTTAAATCTCAAGAGGCGATGCGCAGATCTGACATCATCTTGTTGATGATCGATGGTACAATTGGTCCAACGGATCAAGATGCGCGCATCATGCAAGCTATTCTTGAAGACCATAAAGGTGTGATCGTTGTTGCCAACAAATCAGACCTTGGTGGTAAAGAGATTCCTGAATACCGCAAAGTTTTCCGTGAGCAAGTTCAACGCGTATTCCACTTCTTTGAGGACGTACACGTGGTGTTCACAAGTGCGAAAACGGGTGCAGGTATTGAAGAGTTGTTTGAGACGATCGAAAGAGTTACGGATCAAATCAACTTCCGCGTTCCAACTGCAGAGTTGAATGACTTCTTCTTCGAAACGATTCGTAAAGCTCCAGCTCCGGTTTGGGGTACAACGAACGTGAAGTTCTATTACGTGACTCAAACTTATCAAAAACCACCAGCGTTTATCGCCTTCGCCAATCATCCAGATGGCGTATCGAATTCGTATCGTCGCTTCTTGATTAAAAACATCAAGGAAAAATGGGACCTTCATGGTTTGCCAATTCGTATCTTCTGTATGAAGTCACGTAAGGGCGGCGAATAGATGGCAAAACGCGGCTCGTGGAGAACTCGCTTTGGATTTTATCTTTTGGCCATTGGTTCTGCCTGTGGTCTGGGAAATCTGTGGCGTTTTCCTTACGTAGTTGGCGAAAATGGGGGCGGTGCCTTCATCTTGTTGTATGTGTTCATGGCTTTGGCAATTGGCGCTCCGATGCTGATTGCTGAGCTGATGCTTGGTAAGAATACGCGCAAATCGGTTATCGTGGCGACTCAGCAAATGGCGCAAAAATCCAATTCGGGATTTAAGTGGGCGGGTCGCTTCGCAGTTATTCTTTCTATCGTTGTTCTGTCGTATTACGCCGTGATCAGTGGTTGGGTTCTGCATTTCATGACCCAATTCTTTGTCTCGTTATTTTCTGATTACGAAAGTGCTTCTAGTAAAACCAATTTAGCGGCGTTGATGAGTAACGGTTGGTTGCAATTGATGCTTGCGAGTGCGCATTTGCTTATCACAGTCGTAGTGGTTGTGAAGGGTGTGCAAGAAGGTTTGGAAAGATGGATCAGTTATATGATGCCTCTTTTTGCGGCCTTGGTGATGGTTCTTCTGATTAAATCATTCTCGCTGCCTTCCACTCCGGAAGTAGTGCGTTTCCTTTTCTATCCTGATTTTTCTAAATTAACGTGGTCCTCGTTGAATCATGCTTTAGGTCACGTATTCTTCACGTTGTCATTGGGCTTTGGTACGATGGTGACTTACGGTTCTTACATGCGTGATGAAGACCATGTGCCGACGGCGGGTTTCCGTGTCGCCTTGGTGGATAGTGCGATTTCATTGATCGCCGTGATGATGATTTTCCCAGTGGCCTTCCAAGCTTCAAACGTACCGTTAACAGATCCCGCGTTGATGTTTGAAGTTTTGCCGCGCTATTTGTTGGGTATTCACGGTGGGGCGTTGTTTGGTCTTGCGTTCTTTGTCTGTCTTTACCTTGCGGCTTTAAATGCCAGTATCGGGCTATTAGAAGTTGTTGTGTCGAACTTCGTGGACACGCAAAAGAATATCGGCCGTGGTCGTGCGACTTGGTATTCTGGTCTGGTTGCTTTGGTCCTGACAATCTTCCCAGCCTTATCAAGTTCAGTGTTTAAAACTGTGCGCTTTGGTGGTCGTTCGTTGATTGAAGGTTTGGATTCGTTGCTGATCAACTGGTTGCTGCCTTTGATTGCTTTGGCGATTCTGGTGGCGTTCTATAAAGGCACGTCAGAAAAAGAAAAAGAGACCAGCTTCATTGATAAAGAAAAGTTCGTCAGCTACTCGATGTATCCTCATTGGATTTTCGTGCTGAAATGGGCAGCCCCCGCAGTCATTGCGTTGGGTTTCATCATGCAAGTCATAAG containing:
- the der gene encoding ribosome biogenesis GTPase Der; translation: MSSNLKTDFAPKVAIIGRPNVGKSTLFNIITETRKAVVKNQSGVTRDIMIEPVDIWGKQFDLIDTGGITEAGDIFSKLIREQVTEFLHSVDLIVAVMDGRAGLLPEDRDIIRVAKQTGKPFLLVINKVDKVMEEETAKADFYEFGVDIISASFEQRRGVGQILEWIVNLVPENPGTVKEGMNITIVGKPNVGKSSICNLLLGVNRMLVSDIAGTTIDAVDSPFVYNDRKYTLVDTAGLRKSAKREEDLEIISAFKSQEAMRRSDIILLMIDGTIGPTDQDARIMQAILEDHKGVIVVANKSDLGGKEIPEYRKVFREQVQRVFHFFEDVHVVFTSAKTGAGIEELFETIERVTDQINFRVPTAELNDFFFETIRKAPAPVWGTTNVKFYYVTQTYQKPPAFIAFANHPDGVSNSYRRFLIKNIKEKWDLHGLPIRIFCMKSRKGGE
- a CDS encoding sodium-dependent transporter, with protein sequence MAKRGSWRTRFGFYLLAIGSACGLGNLWRFPYVVGENGGGAFILLYVFMALAIGAPMLIAELMLGKNTRKSVIVATQQMAQKSNSGFKWAGRFAVILSIVVLSYYAVISGWVLHFMTQFFVSLFSDYESASSKTNLAALMSNGWLQLMLASAHLLITVVVVVKGVQEGLERWISYMMPLFAALVMVLLIKSFSLPSTPEVVRFLFYPDFSKLTWSSLNHALGHVFFTLSLGFGTMVTYGSYMRDEDHVPTAGFRVALVDSAISLIAVMMIFPVAFQASNVPLTDPALMFEVLPRYLLGIHGGALFGLAFFVCLYLAALNASIGLLEVVVSNFVDTQKNIGRGRATWYSGLVALVLTIFPALSSSVFKTVRFGGRSLIEGLDSLLINWLLPLIALAILVAFYKGTSEKEKETSFIDKEKFVSYSMYPHWIFVLKWAAPAVIALGFIMQVISLFW